The following coding sequences lie in one Monomorium pharaonis isolate MP-MQ-018 chromosome 1, ASM1337386v2, whole genome shotgun sequence genomic window:
- the LOC118646839 gene encoding uncharacterized protein LOC118646839, with the protein MSHTPYPIHTPYPISHTEYTPTLTREFNTTHAVPQFQTQSHSNQTENNMQHWRIQERRLDAIENQLKKLNNNVERVLKYIQDRRRVTPKVQILPLSTERDVQEFENVDDKTYEEVVDYLQYVGGFTAKEAINLCFKEVIANQTSMSFTWFGREEGSRPLYNARIIKAIYGIKNPLMTIMIYQMMNM; encoded by the exons ATGTCTCATACACCATACCCCATTCACACACCATATCCCATATCCCATACCGAATATACGCCTACACTTACACGGGAATTTAATACTACACATGCTGTTCCTCAATTTCAGACTCAATCGCACTCAAACCAGacagaaaataatatgcaaCATTG gagGATACAAGAACGCCGACTGGACGCAATTGAAAACCAATTAAA aaaattaaataataatgttgaacgcgttctaaaatatattcaagatCGACGCAGAGTTACCCCAAAAGTACAAATCTTACCACTTTCCACAGAAAGGGATGTAcaagaatttgaaaatgttgATGACAAGACTTATGAAGAAGTT GTGGATTATCTTCAATACGTTGGCGGATTCACAGCTAAAGAAGCAATCAATCTATGCTTCAAGGAGGTTATTGCAAATCAAACGTCAATGTCATTCACATGGTTTGGCCGTGAAGAAGGTTCTCGACCTTTGTACAACGCACGTATCATCAAAGCGATTTATg GTATAAAAAATCCTCTGATGACGATTATGATTTATCAAATGATGAATATgtga
- the LOC118646838 gene encoding vegetative cell wall protein gp1-like has translation MGDRKERERELFGSPISSSSDDERDEGAAWKRRPKEPTPPPPPPRERRVPRRGTSIQRSDANQRRKASFLAQLPPPPPRGRRTRRRPPEGYAVKAPPAPPSTRPAPPPPAPPHAAPPRPLAAVTPRLIAPPPAPPTAPPIAAPPALPTAPPIASPPTPPTTPPPAPAHHGYRTVRPAPPLSNGTSPAPPAGYTPPVRVALPNGRVVAVPFHAAVVRRKYRVTDTGDRWIIRFDRRGQPRAIRPLPPAPTPP, from the coding sequence ATGGGAGACCGCAAAGAGCGCGAACGAGAGCTCTTCGGGAGCCCCATATCGAGCTCGAGCGACGACGAAAGGGACGAGGGCGCGGCGTGGAAGAGGCGGCCGAAGGAGCCCacaccgccaccaccaccacctaGGGAGCGGAGGGTGCCTCGTCGGGGGACCTCCATCCAGCGGTCCGACGCCAACCAACGGAGAAAAGCGAGTTTTCTCGCTCAACTCCCCCCACCACCACCCAGGGGACGCCGGACTCGGAGGAGGCCCCCCGAGGGGTACGCCGTCAAGGCTCCCCCCGCGCCCCCTTCCACGCGCCCCGCCCCACCACCGCCCGCGCCACCTCACGCCGCGCCGCCCAGGCCGCTCGCGGCCGTTACGCCGCGACTAATCGCGCCACCGCCGGCGCCACCGACCGCGCCACCCATTGCGGCGCCCCCGGCGCTACCGACCGCGCCGCCGATCGCGTCGCCTCCGACGCCGCCCACCACGCCGCCACCAGCACCGGCGCACCACGGCTACCGCACGGTCCGGCCCGCACCGCCCCTCTCGAACGGAACCAGCCCGGCACCGCCGGCGGGGTACACCCCCCCGGTGCGCGTGGCCTTACCGAACGGGAGGGTGGTGGCGGTGCCATTCCACGCCGCCGTGGTGCGCCGTAAGTACCGGGTGACTGACACCGGCGATCGATGGATCATCCGCTTCGATCGCCGGGGTCAGCCCCGGGCAATCCGGCCGTTGCCACCCGCGCCCACCCCCCCCTAA